Proteins from a single region of Corynebacterium casei LMG S-19264:
- a CDS encoding acylphosphatase produces MQRMTAFVRGNVQGVGFRWWTRSRALELGLAGHATNKADGRVQVVAEGSKEDCEKLLQLLKEEPSTTNRPGHVELVVEQWAEPKGESGFIER; encoded by the coding sequence ATGCAACGCATGACCGCATTCGTCCGTGGCAATGTTCAAGGAGTTGGCTTTCGCTGGTGGACACGCTCCCGCGCCCTAGAGTTGGGTCTTGCGGGACACGCCACCAATAAGGCAGACGGACGCGTGCAGGTTGTGGCAGAAGGCTCTAAAGAAGACTGCGAGAAACTTCTGCAGCTGCTCAAAGAAGAACCTTCTACTACTAACCGCCCCGGCCATGTGGAATTGGTAGTAGAGCAGTGGGCTGAGCCTAAAGGCGAGTCCGGGTTCATCGAACGCTAA
- the smc gene encoding chromosome segregation protein SMC encodes MHLKSLTLKGFKSFASATTLKFEPGICAVVGPNGSGKSNVVDALAWVMGEGSAKTLRGGKMQDVIFAGAGERKALGRAEVTLTIDNADGALPIDYTEVSVTRRMFRDGASEYEINGAKARLMDIQELLSDSGIGREMHIIVGQGKLAEILESRPEDRRSYIEEAAGVLKHRRRKEKAQRKLIGMQANLDRLTDLTEELGKQLKPLERQAQAAQRAATVQADLRDARLQLAGDRVVRVRAEFADAKRQAELLDEQVAVATEALEEASGQQMELEDELNEVAPQAEAAQKLWFDLSTLVERLAATLRIAEERANNAGAVARYQGQDPEDLEARANQADEEHAELVEAAEEAAEALESIREEVAERREAFDAADKEHAAQLRAIADRREGVVRLIAEEEALSRQAEASEQELSRSEDGVNESAQKLRTSRQEASEVEEKLAGFDRERTPLDEAHVRALSESQAADLRLEQLRDEQRVRERAVYTLRSRIETLNSTIPPTAEIGYDLQPLAQMISTKYDVAVAVALGAFAESQAGEVGDDLIGALEHAQRTTVFDTSGGSEAKWRMDANLPKDAAWLLDHIVAVPEVSQGLTRVLADVVLVKDFATARHLVKEDPRLRAVTPDGVMVGEGWVSAGTGSQSTVEVTSKIQAAEQELEQATQDLEELSGTLEGAKLAAEDARVTAAGAKAALREHDAQVSAWKRDYRRLVSQVDSSQRDHEKLAGRATELEVKLYELREQLSQARDRLARVDKDEPDTEASTSERDAASAALDTAKTMEMEAQMSLRSAQDKVGHVAGRGDNLRRQAQQERQAKDRHDRAMERRRALGELARTVASHAKTLSERAATALAEAAESRDELSTKRTVLNNQLNAAKQTVNGARQRLEQLTNKAHSGDIARSQAQVRLDEAEAKISEQLGISIADLLRDYTPGEEFDRAEQTKRLKQAEKDLNSLGKVNPLALEEFKALEERYSFLSTQLDDVIEARKDLQGVIEDVDAQILQLFSDAWNDVEAEFPKVFNTLFPGGEGRLILTEPDSLLTTGIEVEARPPGKKVKRLSLLSGGEKSLTALAMLVAIFRARPSPFYVMDEVEAALDDVNLRRLIALFEELRKDSQLIVITHQKPTMDVANVLYGVTMRGDGVTRVISQRMNPASAMEPASS; translated from the coding sequence ATGCATTTGAAATCGTTGACGCTTAAAGGCTTCAAGTCCTTCGCGTCCGCGACGACCCTAAAATTTGAACCCGGCATCTGTGCCGTGGTTGGGCCCAACGGCTCGGGCAAATCCAACGTAGTGGATGCCCTGGCCTGGGTTATGGGTGAGGGCAGCGCGAAGACGCTGCGCGGTGGCAAGATGCAAGACGTCATCTTTGCCGGCGCTGGTGAACGCAAGGCTTTGGGCCGTGCTGAAGTCACCCTCACTATTGATAACGCCGACGGCGCGCTTCCTATTGATTACACGGAAGTATCCGTAACGCGACGCATGTTCCGCGACGGCGCCAGCGAATATGAAATCAACGGCGCTAAAGCCCGCTTGATGGACATCCAGGAGCTGTTGTCTGATTCTGGCATCGGACGCGAAATGCACATCATTGTCGGGCAGGGAAAGCTCGCAGAAATTCTAGAGTCCCGGCCCGAGGACCGCCGCAGCTACATTGAAGAAGCGGCTGGCGTGCTCAAGCACCGTCGGCGCAAAGAAAAAGCGCAGCGCAAGCTCATCGGCATGCAGGCAAACTTGGACCGCCTGACAGATTTGACGGAAGAACTGGGCAAGCAGCTCAAACCACTGGAACGTCAGGCGCAAGCAGCACAGCGTGCTGCGACTGTCCAAGCGGACCTGCGTGATGCTCGCCTGCAGTTGGCAGGTGACCGCGTTGTGCGTGTGCGCGCCGAATTTGCGGATGCGAAGCGCCAAGCCGAACTGCTAGACGAACAGGTAGCGGTCGCAACTGAGGCCCTTGAAGAAGCTTCGGGGCAACAAATGGAGCTTGAAGATGAGCTCAATGAAGTAGCTCCTCAGGCTGAAGCCGCGCAGAAATTGTGGTTCGACCTCTCCACGTTGGTGGAGCGTCTTGCAGCGACTTTGCGTATTGCCGAAGAACGAGCGAACAACGCTGGCGCGGTTGCCCGCTATCAAGGCCAGGACCCAGAAGACTTAGAGGCACGCGCTAACCAGGCTGATGAAGAACACGCTGAGTTAGTTGAGGCTGCCGAAGAAGCAGCGGAAGCCTTGGAGTCCATCCGCGAAGAAGTCGCCGAGCGCCGTGAAGCATTCGATGCTGCGGATAAAGAGCATGCGGCGCAGTTGCGCGCAATCGCCGATAGGCGCGAGGGCGTCGTGCGTCTTATCGCCGAAGAAGAAGCTTTGTCCCGTCAGGCTGAAGCCTCTGAACAAGAGCTTTCGCGCAGCGAAGATGGCGTCAACGAATCAGCGCAGAAGCTGCGCACCTCCCGGCAGGAAGCCAGTGAAGTGGAAGAAAAGCTCGCTGGTTTCGACCGTGAGCGCACACCACTGGATGAGGCACATGTTCGTGCGTTGAGTGAATCTCAGGCAGCGGATCTGCGATTGGAGCAGTTGCGCGATGAACAGCGTGTGCGTGAGCGTGCTGTGTACACGTTGCGTTCGCGTATTGAAACGCTGAACAGCACCATTCCTCCAACGGCAGAAATTGGCTATGACCTCCAACCACTGGCACAGATGATCTCCACCAAGTATGACGTGGCCGTTGCTGTTGCGCTGGGCGCTTTCGCTGAGTCGCAAGCTGGTGAAGTGGGCGATGACCTCATTGGAGCTCTGGAACATGCGCAGCGCACAACCGTCTTTGATACTTCCGGTGGATCTGAAGCTAAATGGCGCATGGACGCGAATCTGCCAAAGGACGCCGCATGGTTGCTTGATCATATTGTGGCGGTTCCAGAAGTATCGCAGGGCCTGACCCGCGTGCTTGCCGATGTCGTCTTGGTCAAGGACTTCGCCACAGCGCGTCATCTTGTCAAAGAGGATCCTCGCTTGCGCGCGGTGACTCCCGATGGCGTCATGGTGGGTGAGGGCTGGGTATCCGCCGGTACCGGTTCGCAGTCCACGGTGGAGGTTACTTCCAAAATTCAGGCTGCTGAACAAGAACTGGAACAGGCAACTCAGGACTTAGAAGAACTTTCCGGCACCTTAGAAGGCGCGAAACTTGCGGCCGAAGATGCACGAGTTACTGCCGCCGGCGCAAAAGCTGCACTGCGTGAGCACGACGCGCAGGTATCTGCCTGGAAGCGCGACTACCGGCGTTTGGTATCGCAAGTCGACAGCAGCCAGCGTGACCATGAGAAGCTCGCCGGCCGCGCGACGGAGCTCGAGGTCAAGCTTTATGAGTTGCGTGAGCAGCTTTCCCAGGCACGTGACCGTCTCGCCCGCGTGGATAAGGATGAGCCAGATACGGAAGCATCGACTAGTGAACGCGATGCGGCTTCGGCTGCTTTGGATACTGCGAAGACCATGGAGATGGAAGCGCAGATGAGTTTGCGCTCTGCGCAGGACAAGGTCGGGCATGTTGCTGGCCGTGGGGATAATCTGCGCCGTCAAGCGCAACAAGAACGCCAGGCCAAAGATCGTCATGACCGCGCCATGGAACGCCGCCGCGCACTTGGTGAGCTGGCGCGTACCGTTGCATCGCATGCCAAGACTCTCAGTGAGCGTGCGGCGACAGCTTTGGCTGAAGCAGCTGAATCTCGTGATGAGCTATCCACGAAACGTACCGTTTTGAACAATCAGCTCAATGCTGCAAAGCAGACCGTCAACGGTGCACGCCAGCGCTTAGAACAGTTGACCAACAAAGCGCACTCGGGTGACATCGCGCGTTCTCAGGCACAGGTTCGCCTGGATGAAGCTGAGGCGAAGATTTCAGAACAACTGGGCATTTCCATTGCTGATTTGTTGCGTGATTACACACCGGGTGAAGAATTTGACCGCGCGGAGCAGACGAAGCGTTTGAAGCAAGCTGAAAAAGATCTGAACTCACTGGGTAAGGTCAACCCGCTGGCCTTAGAGGAGTTCAAGGCGTTGGAAGAACGCTATTCCTTCCTGTCCACGCAGCTGGATGATGTCATCGAAGCCCGCAAAGATTTGCAGGGTGTTATTGAGGATGTTGATGCGCAGATTCTGCAGCTATTTAGTGATGCCTGGAATGATGTGGAAGCGGAATTCCCGAAGGTATTTAACACGTTGTTCCCTGGTGGCGAGGGCCGGTTGATCCTCACCGAGCCGGATTCCTTGCTGACCACGGGCATTGAGGTTGAAGCGCGGCCTCCTGGAAAGAAAGTCAAGCGCCTATCCTTGCTTTCAGGCGGAGAGAAGTCATTAACCGCACTCGCGATGCTCGTAGCGATTTTCCGCGCCCGCCCTTCACCGTTTTATGTCATGGATGAGGTTGAGGCAGCGCTTGATGATGTAAACCTGCGTCGATTAATTGCATTGTTTGAGGAATTGCGTAAAGATTCCCAGCTCATTGTGATTACGCACCAGAAACCGACGATGGATGTGGCGAATGTCTTGTATGGCGTCACGATGCGTGGCGATGGTGTGACGCGGGTTATTTCCCAACGCATGAACCCGGCAAGCGCAATGGAGCCAGCTAGCAGTTAA
- the ftsY gene encoding signal recognition particle-docking protein FtsY yields the protein MESNLTLWIGIAVVVLIVLIILLILWGKKRGEDKKVSFEKHEEEPKELTQQQKSGNYQAQSGFNFSPAKSAEPVQKSPDAPTPEVKQHKAAPVPPVMPPTPEPQESAATEIPEQESPVAEPETKDSSAAESTPAEAATTPEAVEEPVAPVAEDTQQDSTIIEESEPEAAPASEPAEPETTIVEETEPTADTTAGESPVVPAPTPAVEEEESPIFDEVAEDLDAEDVKDDVAEREKAQEAADAAEVQTDSAATALEETPVPETPVAQPEPTEPLEEIEPAGGRLGRLRGRLSRSQNAIGQGLMGILSAGDLDEDAWEEIEDTLIMADLGTAVTMKVTDSLRDKIAERGVSSEAEARAMLRETLIEVGHPEMDRSIKAMPHEGKPAVIMVVGVNGTGKTTTTGKLARVLVSMGHSVLLGAADTFRAAAADQLETWGRRVGATTVRGKEGADPASVAFDAVATGVEQQVDVVLVDTAGRLHTSTDLMDQLGKVKRVVEKKTSVDEVLLVIDATVGQNGLMQARVFREVVDITGVVLTKLDGTAKGGIVFQVQEELGVPVKLVGLGEGADHLAPFEVEGFVDALLGEQ from the coding sequence ATGGAATCGAACTTAACGTTGTGGATCGGCATTGCAGTTGTTGTCCTGATCGTGCTTATTATTCTCCTGATTTTGTGGGGAAAGAAGCGCGGCGAAGACAAGAAGGTCTCGTTTGAAAAGCACGAGGAAGAGCCAAAAGAGCTAACCCAACAGCAAAAGTCCGGTAATTATCAGGCGCAATCCGGCTTCAATTTTTCACCAGCGAAGTCGGCTGAACCTGTTCAAAAGTCTCCAGATGCACCCACCCCAGAGGTGAAGCAGCACAAGGCTGCCCCGGTACCGCCAGTTATGCCGCCAACTCCTGAACCACAGGAATCTGCCGCAACTGAGATTCCAGAACAGGAATCCCCAGTCGCAGAACCTGAAACCAAGGATTCCTCCGCAGCGGAATCCACTCCTGCTGAAGCAGCGACAACTCCGGAAGCTGTAGAGGAACCGGTTGCTCCGGTTGCTGAGGACACACAGCAGGACTCAACAATCATTGAAGAATCTGAGCCAGAGGCAGCCCCTGCTTCAGAACCAGCTGAGCCAGAAACCACCATCGTTGAGGAAACCGAGCCAACGGCAGATACAACAGCAGGGGAGAGCCCTGTTGTTCCGGCGCCAACTCCTGCGGTTGAAGAAGAGGAATCCCCAATCTTTGACGAGGTTGCAGAAGATCTTGATGCTGAAGACGTCAAGGATGATGTGGCTGAACGCGAGAAGGCGCAGGAAGCAGCGGATGCTGCGGAAGTACAAACTGATTCGGCTGCGACGGCACTAGAAGAGACTCCGGTTCCAGAGACTCCAGTCGCACAGCCTGAACCAACTGAGCCACTTGAAGAGATTGAGCCTGCTGGTGGACGACTTGGTCGTCTCCGTGGACGTTTGTCGCGTTCGCAGAATGCTATCGGCCAAGGTCTCATGGGCATCTTGTCGGCCGGCGACTTGGATGAGGACGCATGGGAAGAAATCGAAGATACCCTCATCATGGCCGACCTTGGCACTGCAGTGACCATGAAGGTGACTGATTCCCTGCGCGACAAGATTGCAGAACGCGGTGTATCTAGTGAGGCAGAAGCACGCGCAATGCTGCGTGAGACTTTGATCGAGGTTGGACATCCAGAAATGGACCGTTCAATCAAGGCAATGCCACATGAGGGCAAGCCAGCAGTCATCATGGTTGTCGGAGTCAATGGCACAGGCAAGACCACAACCACCGGTAAGTTGGCGCGTGTTCTGGTGTCCATGGGGCACTCAGTCCTACTCGGTGCGGCCGATACTTTCCGTGCGGCAGCAGCGGACCAGCTAGAAACTTGGGGCCGTCGTGTTGGTGCTACCACCGTGCGCGGCAAAGAAGGTGCTGATCCAGCATCCGTTGCTTTCGATGCAGTGGCAACAGGCGTGGAGCAGCAAGTCGATGTGGTGCTTGTAGATACAGCGGGTCGTTTGCATACTTCGACCGACTTGATGGACCAGTTGGGCAAGGTAAAGCGTGTTGTGGAAAAGAAGACTTCGGTTGATGAAGTCTTGCTGGTAATTGATGCCACAGTTGGCCAAAATGGCCTCATGCAGGCTCGCGTTTTCCGTGAGGTAGTAGATATCACAGGCGTGGTTCTGACCAAGCTGGATGGCACTGCCAAGGGTGGCATTGTGTTCCAGGTGCAGGAAGAGCTCGGTGTCCCGGTCAAGCTTGTGGGCTTGGGTGAGGGAGCGGATCACCTTGCACCATTCGAGGTCGAAGGCTTCGTGGATGCACTGCTTGGTGAGCAGTAA
- a CDS encoding DUF4040 family protein — protein sequence MLFYVLVLSGLTVAVAPLASRLLGRNAGWLLSLPLLAGAGMAASTYTTDEVHTESVQWMPTIDVDFSLRLDGLSLVFLMLVLLIGAGVLAYSTRYLHHKDTAFYFYICGFAASMAVVVTTDDLMVFYLAWELTTLCSYFLIANSGEKGHQPAIRTLLVTVLGGLFLLAATVIMAISAGTMSISEVIASPMWDDNLGLKAGVAFLIAIAAFTKSAQFPFQSWLPDSMVAIAPVSAYLHAAAMVKAGIYLILRYSPLLHDVQLWNIMLIVCGGITALFGALTAVKCDDLKELLAYSTMSQLGLLVMVVGIGTDEAITAAIVHTVAHACFKAALFMSVGIIEHETGTRSYQELRHTRIVKMPITSGIITIAGASMAGIPLLLGFVSKEGLITAALESGLAQPFTIIITATIVITSMFTFAYSFRYIIGSRGATKHSIAEAEFQAEEDNREPEPVQTIQEAKLTVWVIPAILAIVTVVFGLVPALLDWIVGEAALAATASEPHVHLAIWHGFNIPLALTGVIIAFGIALVKFNRELARAMTNFGAPISGLDAVENLRQGIIDFGAKYATKPSGTTSMRRHLVAPLLMLVVIAVVGIFTLRDIPEVYRETSSPMDWVFVLIIAIGVLASVMAKSRLTVVVVVSIAGFGVTLWFYALGAADVATTQLTVEILTVCVLVLVLHRLPDHFTPETRKFHWWSIVLSVVVGLCAMLAVWGLTGRRDKSDAARLYLEQAPDDTGGTNIVNTILVDYRALDTFGELTVLGMAGISIAVLLAKFRLAPVRETLLDRKSPIFDAAENSIFLRATSRLVGPIIIALSILLFFRGHYETGGGFVAALVGSGGMALLYLSAPSNDRAKIRWPYFTLIGSGVALASLTGLAGYFEGSFLTSLHVEIFGTHQTSAMLFDLGVYLAVIGVVIASFNLLGMPRKGDKEFHVMLDLVSESTLQRRGQTEDHKALAAIAENKTEERSK from the coding sequence ATGCTTTTTTATGTTTTAGTGCTCTCAGGGCTCACGGTCGCAGTGGCTCCACTGGCGTCGCGTCTTTTAGGACGCAATGCCGGCTGGCTACTGTCATTGCCGTTGCTTGCTGGTGCCGGCATGGCAGCGTCAACGTACACCACCGATGAAGTTCATACCGAGTCAGTGCAGTGGATGCCAACCATCGACGTGGATTTCTCACTTCGTTTGGATGGCCTCTCACTGGTTTTCTTAATGCTGGTCCTTCTTATTGGTGCCGGCGTCTTGGCCTACTCAACGCGGTACCTGCACCATAAGGACACAGCGTTTTACTTCTATATCTGTGGCTTTGCTGCGTCGATGGCTGTCGTAGTCACCACCGATGACCTCATGGTGTTCTACCTAGCGTGGGAGCTGACCACGCTGTGTTCATACTTCCTGATTGCCAACTCTGGTGAAAAGGGACATCAGCCTGCTATTCGTACGCTGTTGGTCACCGTTCTTGGTGGCCTGTTCCTGCTGGCCGCAACGGTCATCATGGCGATTAGTGCTGGCACAATGTCCATTTCTGAGGTCATCGCCTCCCCAATGTGGGATGACAATCTTGGTCTCAAGGCCGGCGTTGCTTTCCTTATTGCTATCGCAGCATTTACCAAGTCGGCCCAGTTCCCGTTCCAATCCTGGTTGCCAGATTCAATGGTCGCTATCGCGCCAGTTTCGGCATACCTGCACGCGGCAGCCATGGTCAAGGCAGGTATTTACCTGATCTTGCGTTACTCGCCGCTGCTTCATGATGTCCAACTGTGGAATATCATGCTCATCGTTTGCGGTGGTATCACAGCACTCTTCGGTGCACTCACGGCAGTTAAATGTGATGACCTGAAGGAACTGCTGGCTTACTCCACGATGTCGCAACTCGGCTTGCTGGTCATGGTGGTTGGTATCGGTACCGATGAAGCCATTACCGCAGCGATTGTCCACACCGTGGCGCATGCTTGCTTCAAGGCCGCGCTGTTTATGAGCGTTGGCATTATCGAGCATGAAACCGGCACTCGTTCTTACCAGGAATTGCGCCACACACGCATAGTGAAGATGCCTATCACCTCCGGCATTATCACCATTGCTGGTGCGTCCATGGCCGGTATTCCACTTCTGTTGGGCTTTGTTTCCAAGGAAGGTTTGATTACCGCAGCTTTGGAATCTGGTTTAGCGCAGCCATTTACCATTATCATTACCGCGACGATCGTGATTACTTCGATGTTCACGTTCGCGTACTCCTTCCGCTACATCATCGGCTCCCGTGGCGCGACCAAGCACTCTATTGCCGAAGCTGAGTTCCAGGCGGAAGAAGATAATCGCGAACCAGAACCGGTTCAGACCATTCAGGAAGCAAAGCTGACTGTCTGGGTAATTCCAGCGATTTTGGCAATTGTCACTGTGGTATTCGGTCTGGTTCCAGCATTGCTGGACTGGATTGTGGGGGAGGCCGCTCTTGCAGCAACCGCTTCCGAACCACACGTACATTTGGCTATCTGGCACGGATTTAACATCCCGCTGGCACTGACCGGTGTAATCATCGCCTTTGGTATCGCATTGGTGAAGTTCAACCGCGAACTGGCACGCGCGATGACAAACTTTGGTGCACCAATCTCCGGCTTGGATGCGGTGGAAAACCTCCGTCAGGGCATCATCGATTTTGGTGCAAAGTACGCAACCAAGCCATCGGGTACCACCTCCATGCGCCGCCACTTGGTCGCACCACTGCTCATGCTGGTTGTTATCGCGGTGGTCGGTATCTTTACCCTGCGGGATATCCCTGAGGTTTACCGCGAGACTTCTTCACCAATGGACTGGGTTTTCGTCCTCATTATCGCTATTGGTGTTCTTGCCTCTGTAATGGCGAAGTCGCGCCTCACCGTGGTCGTTGTTGTTTCCATCGCTGGCTTCGGCGTGACCTTGTGGTTCTATGCTCTCGGCGCAGCCGATGTGGCTACTACGCAGTTGACCGTTGAGATTTTGACTGTCTGTGTGCTGGTTCTGGTACTGCACCGTTTGCCAGACCACTTTACTCCGGAAACCCGTAAGTTCCACTGGTGGTCAATTGTTCTTTCCGTTGTTGTCGGTTTGTGCGCCATGCTCGCAGTATGGGGACTGACCGGACGCCGCGATAAGTCTGATGCTGCTCGTCTCTACTTGGAGCAGGCACCAGATGACACCGGCGGTACCAACATCGTGAACACCATTCTGGTTGACTACCGTGCATTGGATACTTTCGGCGAACTGACAGTTCTGGGCATGGCAGGTATTTCCATTGCTGTGCTTCTGGCTAAGTTCCGTTTGGCACCAGTGCGTGAAACCCTCTTGGACCGCAAGTCGCCAATCTTCGATGCTGCTGAAAACTCCATCTTCTTGCGTGCCACCAGCCGTCTGGTTGGACCAATCATTATCGCTTTGTCGATTCTGCTCTTCTTCCGCGGTCACTATGAGACCGGCGGCGGCTTCGTTGCGGCACTGGTCGGCTCCGGTGGTATGGCGCTGCTGTACCTGTCGGCACCAAGCAACGACCGCGCGAAGATTCGCTGGCCGTACTTCACTTTGATCGGCTCTGGTGTGGCCTTGGCATCGTTGACTGGTTTGGCAGGCTACTTCGAAGGTTCCTTCCTCACCTCGCTGCACGTAGAAATCTTCGGCACGCACCAGACTTCGGCAATGCTCTTCGACCTTGGCGTTTACCTGGCAGTTATTGGCGTGGTTATCGCGTCCTTCAACCTGCTGGGCATGCCGCGCAAGGGCGATAAGGAATTCCATGTCATGTTGGACTTGGTTTCAGAGTCCACCTTGCAGCGTCGCGGACAAACCGAAGACCATAAAGCTCTTGCCGCAATAGCGGAGAACAAGACGGAAGAAAGGAGCAAGTAA
- a CDS encoding sodium:proton antiporter, whose amino-acid sequence MTLAISSGILIGGAVYLMLRRDMLRIALGFTLLSHGVNLMIVAAGGTYARNEPFGVHTPAQMEFAADPLPQAFVLTAIVISFSISVLMFVTAAVGDGDDATRPELDLDKHKDVVL is encoded by the coding sequence ATGACCCTGGCTATATCCTCAGGCATTCTCATCGGTGGCGCTGTCTACCTCATGCTTCGCCGAGATATGTTGCGCATCGCGCTCGGATTTACCCTCCTTTCGCACGGCGTCAACCTCATGATTGTGGCCGCCGGCGGAACCTATGCGCGAAATGAACCATTTGGGGTACACACACCCGCGCAGATGGAGTTCGCTGCTGACCCGCTACCACAGGCATTTGTGCTGACCGCGATTGTTATTAGTTTCTCCATTTCAGTCCTCATGTTCGTCACCGCCGCAGTAGGCGATGGTGATGATGCAACCCGTCCTGAGCTGGACTTGGATAAGCACAAGGATGTGGTGCTCTAA
- a CDS encoding monovalent cation/H+ antiporter subunit D family protein, with product MWYDADLVASLLPLFAAVPLLAAGLLIIFPRARILQEVVLYTVLTAGLVGSGFLIAITADGTALAHRVGNWDALVAIPFAVDMFAALMLVTVSILAIVCAWFATASGFSKEPFFAPLTLVLMCGVYGALLTADIFNFFVFIEVMLLPSYGLYATTIYRRGGSLQIAGLRLFIVANLFASNMLLAGVVLVYGSYGAVNLAQLQGAAKEEPAVAIAMSIAMLAMMIKASVVPIHTWLARTYPYTNPAVTALFSGLHTKVGVYAIYRWYAVIFDGDARCLWILVLLFTLTMVIGVLGAVGEKTTREILAFHMVSQLGYILMGVALFTQLGMTAGIFYLIHHMIVKASLFMSTGAVEVAYGTGELDKVTNISKREPIIAVAFFAAALSLAGIPPFSGFVAKFTLLMGSWEAGEIYALIAMLAVSLITLLSMLKIWKGMFWGDRTKAAPSPRAGQDPDSDEGTIGGGVASYPELPPEGSSVAVKAESDAYIIDNTADARPRIKFWLAAPAVITALLTLVIGLGGEVLLAWSETAAQGLIDTSAYVEAVLG from the coding sequence ATGTGGTACGACGCTGACCTTGTTGCTTCTTTGCTGCCATTGTTTGCGGCCGTCCCGCTGCTGGCAGCCGGTTTATTGATTATCTTCCCGCGTGCGCGCATCTTGCAGGAAGTTGTTCTCTACACTGTCCTTACCGCAGGGCTGGTGGGTTCTGGTTTCCTGATTGCAATTACTGCTGATGGCACTGCGCTGGCGCACCGCGTGGGTAATTGGGATGCACTCGTTGCTATCCCATTCGCCGTAGATATGTTCGCGGCACTGATGCTTGTTACGGTATCCATCTTGGCCATTGTGTGTGCATGGTTCGCCACCGCCAGTGGATTTTCCAAGGAACCGTTCTTCGCACCGTTGACGTTGGTGTTGATGTGTGGTGTCTACGGTGCATTGCTGACCGCAGATATCTTCAACTTCTTCGTCTTCATTGAGGTCATGTTGCTGCCAAGTTATGGCCTGTATGCGACCACGATCTATCGTCGTGGCGGTAGCCTGCAGATTGCTGGTCTGCGCCTGTTTATCGTGGCAAACCTGTTTGCTTCCAACATGCTGTTGGCCGGTGTTGTCCTGGTGTACGGCTCCTATGGAGCGGTTAACCTCGCACAGCTGCAGGGTGCTGCGAAGGAAGAACCAGCTGTTGCAATTGCTATGTCCATCGCCATGCTGGCCATGATGATTAAGGCGTCTGTGGTTCCAATTCACACCTGGCTGGCACGTACTTACCCGTACACCAACCCTGCTGTGACCGCACTGTTTTCTGGTCTGCACACCAAGGTCGGTGTGTATGCCATCTACCGCTGGTATGCAGTCATCTTTGACGGCGATGCACGCTGTCTGTGGATTCTGGTTCTGCTCTTTACTCTCACCATGGTTATTGGCGTTCTTGGTGCGGTGGGTGAGAAGACCACGCGCGAGATTCTGGCTTTCCACATGGTCTCCCAGTTGGGCTACATCCTGATGGGTGTCGCATTGTTTACCCAGCTGGGTATGACCGCCGGTATCTTCTACCTGATTCACCACATGATTGTGAAGGCATCGCTGTTTATGTCAACGGGTGCGGTGGAAGTCGCATACGGCACTGGTGAGCTAGACAAAGTCACGAACATATCGAAACGCGAGCCCATCATTGCTGTTGCATTCTTTGCTGCAGCATTGTCGCTGGCTGGTATTCCACCGTTCTCCGGCTTCGTCGCTAAGTTCACCTTGCTCATGGGCAGCTGGGAAGCTGGCGAAATCTATGCGTTGATTGCCATGCTGGCGGTCTCGCTGATTACCTTGCTGTCCATGCTCAAGATTTGGAAGGGCATGTTCTGGGGTGATCGCACCAAGGCTGCACCTTCTCCTCGCGCTGGTCAGGATCCTGACAGCGACGAAGGCACCATCGGTGGTGGCGTAGCCTCTTACCCAGAATTGCCACCAGAGGGCTCTTCGGTTGCTGTGAAGGCTGAATCGGATGCGTACATCATTGACAACACTGCTGATGCACGCCCACGAATCAAGTTCTGGTTGGCAGCACCAGCGGTTATCACCGCGCTGCTGACGTTGGTTATTGG